TAAATAAAACTTCTTGATGTTTGTCGTAGCAATTTCTTGCGAGCAGTCTTGCGGTTTCATGCGAAGATTCTTAGTAATAAGTTTGCTCGATTTAATTTCCTTCCTACCAGACATGACTGGGGTTTTAAACAGGGGAAGTTTTTGGCGTGAAATGCTTCGGCATCAACCAGGGGAAGTTTTTGGCGTGAAATGCTTCGGCATCAACAAACAATTTTTTTAGTGGGATTCAACAATAACCAAGTTTAAACAGGGAAATTTCTGGTGGGTTGTTGTTTGCAGCCTTTCTGGCGGAAATAAAACTGGTTATTGATTTACTTGATTACTTTCTTACTGTATTTAtggttttcctccccccccccctttccttgaaAAATGTTCATTCTTGTGACGCCAAATCACAACAATCATTCTGCGTTTCTCAGTTTCTGTCAATAAGTTTTAGCAGATCGTGTTATAGGAGCAATTCATCTTCAAAATATCATCCTAATGAGCAGAACTATAAgactagaaaaaataaataaaacctgTGGTGGTTCTGAAAAAGCTGAAGAAGCTTTCTTCTTGTGCGCGTTCTTGTTGGCTTTGGACAAGAAGCAACTTTTGTCTGTCTGGTCTCCACTTGCTCCTGGAATCACTGCAGTAAGTTAGTTAGCCAGTGCGCCAATTCACATGGATTTTTCCCCCTTTGTGCATCCGCCCAAGCATATCTAATTCTACCCACTGCTTCCAAGCTAATAGTAATCCGGTATCCCCTTGCCTTGTGGTCCTGGTTCAGTTTCTGTTGTAATTTCAGTACTTTGTGGCTACTAAAGCAGCCTTAATTCTTAATGGATATGTGTTTGATATGTTAGAATGTCTGTAACAGGGCACAGGTGGTAGGATGGCCACCAATCCGCAGTTACAGGAAGAACACCATGGCGACGAACTTATCTGCTCCCAGAAGCAAAGACGAGGCCGAGGCGAAGCAGGCACCGGCACCAGGCTGCCTTTATGTCAAGGTTAGCATGGATGGTGCTCCTTACCTCAGGAAGGTGGATCTCAAGATGTATAAGAACTATAAGGACCTCTCGCtggagctggagaaaaagttcaGCGGCTTTACTGTTGGTGAGCTCTTGTTTTACCCTTCATCTTTGGCTCAGTTATTGCTTGGGATGCCACAATAGGCTTGTTGATGTTGTGTGGTAGTATATTCATAATTGTTTGGTGAGTAAATACTTTTTTCTACGTATTTTTACTTGGGCAGGTGCAGTCTTTACCGTATACATGTACTCTCCGTCTCCATACATTTTGATACTTAATATGGTTTCACATATTGTAGTATTTGGCGTTTTAGGGTCTTTAGTTCTGGTAATTGACGGTTGCCTCAGTTCGTAAAGAATAAATACCAGCTATTGTGCTTGTTTAATTTAAGGTCTCAACTTTCTGAACTGTATGTCATCAGGATCACATAACATGGTTTGTACTGACTGCAGCCTTAGGAACATCATTGATTTTGCCTGTGAGGTTTGTAGAAATGAGTTCACATGGTAATAACATTATTGTCCCATGTCACTACAAGCCTTAGTTGGACTTCTTTTCACAGATATGTTCCCATGAATGCTAGTTCCAGTATAACTCTTTTGCAAATGTTCTTTGAGAGGGCTTTACTTGCATACCGTGTGTTCCTGGTTCCTGCAGGTCATGGTGAATCGACTGGAAAATCGGGAAGAGATGGATTATCTGATTGCCGGCTGATGGACCTTAAAAGCGGCACTGAACTTGTGCTCACTTATGAGGATAAGGATGGTGATTGGATGCTTGTTGGTGATGTTCCATGGCGGTGAGTATTGAGTAATATGGATATTGATAAAATTATGCGCTAGCAATACAGATTTTGCAGCAATATTAATGCTTTTCATCTGTATTTGCAACTATCTAATCAGCGAGTTTTTTTTTTACTTTCTATGTTGTCCATATGCATACACCCTGGCCTCCTGTGTCTTAAATATTTTAATGAAGTAACAAAGCTTAATACAGTAATGCATTTAATTTACTGGAGTACTTTAATTGCTGAAGTGTCTCATCTGGGGCTATTGATTTGGAGTGTTATTGAAAATTCATATCTCCCTCCTATGAAGATTTGGTTGAAATAATTTTGTACAAATAAATGGGAATGGTGCATGTTTTTTTTCGAGattgaagaggggggggggggggggcaccattTGTCGTATTGCACTCAAAAGAGATTGGCAGCCCCATACCAAGGAGTCGACCGTAAGCGGTCATTACATCAGCAATGAATTACAGAAGGGTCGAACAGAAAGCAATTTTAGACATTCCAGCGGGTTCTTGATTTGTACATGTTTTGTGAAGCTGAATTTTTTTAAGACATTCTAGTGAGTTCTTGATTTCATCCAGCCATGATGTATTACTTTGTTTCCCATATGAGTCTGCCACATCATTGCAATGCCTGGCCCACCAAGATTTTGCACATTCCAATGAGTTCCTGAGCTTGATCCAGTATTCATCCTGTCCATAAAAAGCCACATGACTGGTAATATATATTCATTTTTCTGGTACCACAGAATGTTCACAGACAGCTGTAGGAGGATGAGGATCATGAAGGGGTCAGATGCAGTGGGCCTCGGTAAGTACTGTTAATATGTAGCAGAATAGGAAATCGTCACTTGTGTCCGTGAGTTTTTGTCATGGAAGGCTGGCAGAGAATCTACTGCTTGCACTGCTTTATTCTATATATACTGCTAGAAGAATAAATTTGGGTGAAGCAAGTTAGGCCTGTTCTATTAACTGTGGgacttgcatgtctatgtttgcatagtgtgtgtgtgtgtgtgtgtgtgtgtgtgtgtgtgtgtgtgtgtgtatgaggaAGAATTGTCTTCTATATTTACCACTGTCAGTATGACTAACTGTTTGTGCTTAATTCAAACTTGTAACGTGAGAACTTACTCCCGCTTTTCAGCTCCGAGGGCCGCCGAGAAGAGTAAGAACCAGAAGTAGCAAGAACGATGAACCCGATCTGTTTCCTTTCCTGCGATCGCATCTTACAAGGGTGATGGACTTTATGTGTGATGAGAAAGGGATTTACTTATATATATAACCTACGTGTATTCTCTTTGTTATTTCCTTGTATGTTCGTTCGGAACAAGCATGTTAGATTGTGTAAGCTGATGTGTGTGTATCTACTACTACTGCACTACTTTGATTTGATTCGCGTGTGTTGTATGCGGTTTCCGTTGTAAATTGGTGTGCTCTGTCTGTACCGCAAACTCTTTTCTTTCATCTGTGTTTGGCGAGCCATGAGAAGAACGTTGCTTTCATTTCGTCTGATCATTTCTGGAACACTCTTTGGTTGCTCCAAGTGACATTATTTGTAACTGTGCTGTGCTTTGGGTGCACGCAGAAGCGTCAAACTGCGATGATTCTCCATGTCTGGTGGTTGGAAGATCGCATCAGGCCGTCGTAATCTTCCTCTGTTTCTGTTCCTGTTTCTGTTCCAAGGGAACTGCAGGAATGGCGCTGCCTCGGTTAACTCTGCTGTAGTAGATGGTCCTAGATTCGTTTTGGCGTGTGGTCTTTTCCGTGCTCTCCTCTACACTACACATATGCACCATGCACTGCAAGGTGATGCAACTCCGAAACCCTGTTGATTTCGAATAGTGGCCTTGAGTTCAATCAGTGCTTTGGTTAGTAGTGCGGGCCTTCCCCTCCATGTCCAtgggtggtggtgttgttgttgttatcCTTTTCCTGGCGCCATCATACTGTCTGTGTAAAGGGTGAAGAGGCTTCCTTGCAATCATTCGCTTTCATCCATCATGAGGAAAAGAAGACGGAGCAGAAACAAAAGCGTCGAGATTGCCGCGAATTTAGGctttttcaaaaacaaaacaaaaaagaattTGCCGCCCTGTTATAACAGGCAGGGCTTCCTCCTAATGCACAACTGATTACGCACTGTGATGGATGGAGCTGTGTGTGGGGTTCGGTTTAGTAGTCATTGGCGTGGGATTAAGAGCTTGTTTGGGACTGCTCTACTCCTTAAAAAACACAAGCCAAACGGGATAGCTCCACGGGATGCCGTTCCGCAAAAAAACTTGAATCCGGGGTACAACTTCCAGTTTTTTATGAAGCTCTTGAGGGGGTGCTCCAAAATACTCTAGAAGCTGGAGTTGGGtggaaattacccaccactgccaccagtaagtgAATACCCCTTCGTTTCTTCCCCCTCGACCAATCAAATAAATTCTTTTCATCAAATTCCTCATTCTTGAAGCTAGAGCTAGATGAAATCCAAACATTCTCTTTGGTAATGCTACAACTTTTGAATGAAACTGCTCCAAAGTGAATTTAGTAGAGCGAAACTGATTTCAATGAAGCGAAGCAGTCCCAAACAAACCCTAACTATGTGGTGCACTGGAATAATATTGTCCCGCTCCGTAACATTGGGTGTTGCTTGATATATGGATGCGTCCCAGTTtcaactaatatatatatatatatatatatatatatatatatatatatatatatatatatatatatatatatatatatatatggatgcgTGCCCTTTCCTTTCACTCGGGGAcacaggagaggagaggagaggagatgcgATGCGATGCTTATGCCTGCTGTCTGCCTCTGCTTTGccttgtgcttcttcttcttctttgtcatgCTTGTTGCATCGCATGCATGTTGCCATTTGGCCTAAATTAATTGTTAACGGTGTGAGAACCTTGCGTTGGCATAATTGACCTACCTAGGCTAGGGGTAATCTAGGCTGCGAATGATATCTCCCTCCTCTGGCTAGCTATGCTAGCGTTGTGGTGTGGTTGTGGGTTACTGGAGACTGGAGCGGATAGAAGCCGTGGTTTGTTCTGATTCCTCGGCAACTTCGCCTCTGGCCTGCCTGGTGTTGCATGTGGATGTGGTTGCCCAGCCCCAGCCCCAGCTCGGGCCATCGCACTCGCCTTCGCCCTTCGCCTTTTGGCTTGGCTGGTCCTCCATCGGCCCGTGCACGCTTTTTATGTTCGTTCCTACCAGTGGTTGCTTGCTGCTGCTAGGCTAGCCACCCCATTTCCTGCAGCAGCCTCAAACAAAAAAAGAACAAAACAAAATCCTTCTTCTAATGGCTTGTGTTTTCTCCATCGACCGTAGGCATCGAGTGCACGTACATGGCACGATTTCGTGGGCGGACATGAGGCGTACGTGCCGGTGGCCAACTTTGTTAGCCCCGGCCGGGTGCAATGATCCCATGCTTTAGCCGCGGCCGATGATGGCGGGGTAGAAGAGAGAACATCTGCATCATCATCAGCCGGTGCCGCCATGTCTCTCCCTCAACACCTGCAGCGTGCGTGTAGCCTGCCTCTCTCCGGCTGCTTTTGTTGGTTTCCCTTTGGGTGTCCAAGCAGCCGAAGCCCATCGATGGACGACTCCAGCTTGCGTGCGTGCGTGCAATCAACACATGCCTTGTACGTGCCCGCAGCCACAGCGTGATGACCGGGCGAATAAAATAGCATGACGCGTTCTAAGTTCAGCTCGGCCTCTGCGTTTGTGCTTGCATGCACGGACGCATGCGGATACGGCGTACCGAAGTGGATCGATCCAAGAACCAAGAAGCGAATCTTCCCAGTTCAGCTGGTGAACGTTAATACGTGTACGTGTTTATGTGCGGTGCAGCAGAGCAGATGCAGTGCACTGGCAGCGTTCACGCTTTGGGTGTGGGAACAGGCGCATGTGTGATGTGTGCACGTACAAGGTAGGAAGGCAACAACATTTTTGTCGTTCTTGCCGGGTTTGCGGTTCCAGCCCTTTATTTGCTTGTACAGGTGAACATGGGCTTTGCAATTGCGGGCCATGAGCTGCTTGCCAATGCTTCCGCCAATCTTTTTTTTTTGGGCACAGATTGTCTAAGGGCATCTTTAAGGCGGGCCCGTAAATTTTCCGGCATCTGTTCATGCACAGGGGAATTAGACCGCGAACACGGATGCGGAAGATGGTCATCCAAAACTAATTGCATATGTCCGATTACATTTCAAATGAAACTCAATGAAAATGAACACATTTAATTAAAACTCAAACAAATCAGACATTTCTTTTAAATAAAACCGAATGCTTTACATCTAAAGCGGAGAAAATTCATTACATTTAGACACTGTTCTACTAGTCCGAACTCTAAACCTAGTCTAAAATGACCACTGGCGCCCGTTGCCCACATCCGGCTGGCCATGAACCATAAAAAAATGAAGCCCCACCCCCTCCACAGCCCTCCACTGACAtgtcttccccatgtccggcaGCCTGCTCGTCGGACTGCCGGGATGCCCTGAAGGGATATATTTCAACGAGAGGGAAAGAATAGCTCCCCCCTCCCGTGCTTCCCCCGTACCTTCCCAATGCCCGACTGCATCGCTCATCGGAGTGGCCTCCACTTTCGTGAAGCACGGATCAGGGTTGGTTTTTTGGGGCGGGAGACGGCGGTGTCCTGCGAAGAGGGCAAGACACGGGCTATGCACGCATGCAACGTGTTGGCAGTGGCCTTCGTGGGACCCAAGTTGCAGCGGCCTCCCATGATCTATTTTTCCTCGCTGTCGGCTGCGCTCGCAGATGTGCTGGCCGCCAGGTTGATCTCGACGACGCCGACTTCTTTCTTCACAGGCAGGGCACGGTTCCGCGCACGTTGACAGCGGATGGCGCGGGAGGAGCGATACGACATAGCCTCATCCATGACAGCATCTCTGCATGTGTTGCCATGCTCCTCCGCCAGCTGGCTTGGAGTGGCGACTTGCTGAACCACATGCCGGCTTGGAGCGGCCATTCGCTCCTTCGCGCGCCAGCCTGTAGCCTCGCTGATGGTACTGACGGCCTCGAGTGGTGAGAGAGGTCGAGCAGCGAGTTGCCTAGCTCGTATCTGGCGGGCTCGGTGGGTCACCAAACCGGATTTTATGCCGAAGAACCCCTATTCCCGCTCACCGGATGTCATGGATAGTGTAGAGAATATAGTGAAAGGAGGAGATGAGTGGAGGTGTGGTGTGGTTCTTGCCCGGTGTCTGACCTCATTTGAATAGTCGGTGGACGCGATGAGCCAACCGACATTATGTTTAATGTCAGCCTGCTCGCGAACGAACGTGTGAACGGAGTAGAGTTTTTGGCACACGCGCGACTTAATGAACgcaggcgaggaggcatgttcagccaggcaggcgaggaggtgtgttcagccaggggtgtagtgatgtctactacacaaccttcttcttgtggacgttgttgggcctccaagtgcagaggtttgtaggacagtagcaaattttcctcaagtggatgacctaaggattatcaattcgtaggaggcataggatgaagatggtc
The sequence above is drawn from the Triticum aestivum cultivar Chinese Spring chromosome 7A, IWGSC CS RefSeq v2.1, whole genome shotgun sequence genome and encodes:
- the LOC123147725 gene encoding auxin-responsive protein IAA21, coding for MAPPQERDYIGLSPAAAAAATELRLGLPGTEDAAGDGGGAASEAPLTLELLSKGGAKRGFAGAVAEEEDEKKKAQPPAAKAQVVGWPPIRSYRKNTMATNLSAPRSKDEAEAKQAPAPGCLYVKVSMDGAPYLRKVDLKMYKNYKDLSLELEKKFSGFTVGHGESTGKSGRDGLSDCRLMDLKSGTELVLTYEDKDGDWMLVGDVPWRMFTDSCRRMRIMKGSDAVGLAPRAAEKSKNQK